A part of Fervidobacterium thailandense genomic DNA contains:
- a CDS encoding PhzF family phenazine biosynthesis protein encodes MKFFVVDAFTKQPFRGNPAGVVFLEDDETLPEETMQKLAAEVRFSETAFVREFQDGFEIRYFTPVSEIDLCGHATIATFRALMEIGAVERGGRYVVYTKVGRLNIQLEDELVMMEQGVPRIGRKFSRREDMEKIASLLRLTSDDILCDPEGLCPTVVSTGLWDLLVPVKSVDVLHGIVPDLKAIESFTKEEGLVSVHVFAFGEEGTTLCHTRDFAPLYGIPEESATGTANGALIYLLYHLGIVEGNKLYEIRQGESMNRPSEIYAKVLTQLPVEKGDAGVRVFVGGYGKVIVSGSLKI; translated from the coding sequence ATGAAATTTTTCGTCGTCGATGCGTTTACCAAGCAACCTTTCAGAGGAAATCCTGCAGGCGTGGTGTTTCTTGAAGATGATGAGACATTGCCGGAGGAGACTATGCAAAAACTTGCTGCGGAGGTGAGGTTCTCCGAGACTGCGTTCGTTAGGGAGTTCCAGGACGGTTTTGAAATTCGATACTTTACGCCAGTTTCGGAGATAGATCTTTGCGGTCATGCAACGATTGCCACGTTCCGGGCTTTAATGGAGATCGGTGCGGTTGAGCGTGGTGGGAGGTACGTGGTTTACACGAAGGTTGGAAGGCTCAACATCCAGTTGGAAGATGAGCTGGTGATGATGGAACAGGGCGTACCAAGAATAGGTCGGAAATTCTCAAGAAGAGAAGATATGGAAAAGATAGCTTCTTTGCTACGTTTAACAAGTGATGATATTCTCTGTGATCCTGAAGGGTTGTGCCCGACCGTTGTCAGTACAGGACTCTGGGATTTACTCGTTCCTGTGAAAAGTGTCGATGTGCTCCACGGAATAGTACCTGATTTGAAAGCTATAGAGAGCTTCACGAAAGAGGAAGGACTGGTGAGTGTTCACGTTTTTGCTTTTGGAGAAGAGGGTACCACCTTGTGCCACACGCGTGATTTCGCACCACTTTACGGCATTCCGGAGGAATCTGCCACCGGTACGGCGAACGGAGCTTTAATTTATTTGTTGTACCATCTTGGGATCGTGGAAGGGAACAAGCTGTACGAAATTCGACAGGGGGAATCCATGAACCGACCGTCGGAGATATACGCGAAGGTTCTTACTCAATTACCGGTGGAAAAAGGAGATGCCGGTGTGAGAGTGTTTGTTGGAGGCTACGGTAAGGTAATCGTCAGTGGCTCACTCAAAATTTAA